In the genome of Xiphias gladius isolate SHS-SW01 ecotype Sanya breed wild chromosome 1, ASM1685928v1, whole genome shotgun sequence, the window gacaaagaaaaggatcaaatcctcacatttgagaagctagaaacagcaaatatgacattttgctttaaaaatgacttaaaatgattatttgattatcaaaatagttgctgattagtTTTCTTACTACTGGCTAATCAATTAATGagctaattgttgcagctctaatacTGTGGGCAGGTGCTCCCACCACACAAGCCAACTGTAGTCAAACGACAATTACATGGATGACTGAAATCCACACAGCAGTTACAGGTCAATAgagttagattaaaaaaaaaacatcaaaggtaAGTGGATAGTTGGGAGGGCCTCAGGCGAGCTGAGCTGCacagtatttcatatttaaGTTAGTGAACAAGTAGCACTGGGTCAAGAATGAAcattatgtaatgtaattatataAATTGTTGATAAAATCACTGTTACAAAAATGCCACTAAATTAGTGTTTAACCAGGTTAAGGTCATACACATAGAGAGATAAATTACACTTGCTACAGAGGTAAAGATGACGTTTACTTTTGTTGGGTGTGGAAAATCTGAGGAATGGCATGTTAACTATGTAGCAGGACACAGTGTAAGTGGCTGTCAGAGACTGCTGATAAGAAGAACTGGTCCAAACTTCCAGCAGACATGTTTGTCCTGTTTGTCGGTACAGTCACTAGGAGTTGGGAGACAAATCATTAATATAGATCTTGAGCCATGAGACAAGTTAGTGTCTGTAACTTGCTTGTTATGTCTTATCCTGGTCATAAGTCAAACATTACAATAAAGAGCGTAAAATGATTTTGTGAAGTAATTTCAGAAATATGCATTTTGAAAGCTGCACTATTGTAACCCAGATTATTGTTGCATTAATGCATTAAACTGCAATTTTGTCAATGTCACCCAGCTTTAATagtctgttcatttatttttacaggtaAACTCTTCCAAATTTTCAGACATAAGTAAAGGCCTTGACAGACAAGCAGATCATAGGCTTTTGGGATGTCAGTTAGGCTGGCCATGGTTCACACGTAAGGTCACAGTGAGTGGCACTGCCATGTTGCCAGGAGTTGGGGTGTTTGGCACAGGGAGCACAGCCCGGGTGCTGGTCCCGTTGTTGAAAGCTGAAGGCTTTGAGGTTCATGCACTCTGGGGTCGAAGCGAGGAGGAAGCATGCTGCTTGGCAAAGGAGCTTGGCATCCCATTTCACACCAGCCGATCTGATGACGTCCTGCTGCACCAAGATGTCGATCTTGTTTGCATCTATATTCCACCCTCAATGACGAGGCAGATTGCTGTCAAAGCGCTGGGTAAGAggtcataaataaaaatacactgttactaaaatttttctcttttccaggCTGCCCTGTCCAAAAACCTTGAGATTTTGAGTgtttaaatgcacatttaaacTTGAAATTTTTACCGAGCCAAAAATAATGTAGCCAGTCCATCACAAgctataaaacattaaaacaaacagcattgcaaaaaaaaaagagagagagaaaatattattaatggATATTAAGTAAtaaacagcagatttttttcctttacaaaaCAGAATGCAGAATTGGGTGTATGTGAATGATGACACTCAAATAAGTTTAGTTTTCTTCCTAAACATCAGGTCCAGGTCTTATATTCCAGTTTCCACTGGCATAAATTGTATGAGCATCTGTGAACCTGACCCAGCTGGGTGTGGTAGGTCATCTTTGTAACATCTGAATTTTTTGACTGTGACGACAGTACTCCCCAAAGGATGCATATACTGAAAATGACTGGATTCTTCTGTAACATATTTCTTAGGGTTTATTCTTTAGATGTGATTAATGGTGATCATAGCCATGACCATGGGGAATGTATTTATCTGGGGGGGAACCAAAGCAAAACTTACAGACAAAAACTCGGAATTTGCCACATCTCACATGTGTCAGCAACACACTGAAGCAAACATAATCAACATGCTGTCGTATCAGAGGAGAGTAGATCTATTAAGTTAACTTACTGTATCTGATGGAATTCCTGAGTGTTGACTTCAGCTTCCTGTTTTACTTGCAACTTCCTGAGTGTGTCCCCACCAAAGGACATATCCACGCCACTAATTCCAAAGGGTACTGAATGCTGCCGATCTCCatgtataaaaaatacacacacagtctgctATCGCATGTGGTTACAGGAGAATATTGACTTTTTGTTTATGAATAACAAACCTAGTGAACTTGATTGTAATGCCATCTAAGGCCATCAGCTCCATTGTGTGCCTGAGCACTGAGACAGTTCACACCACGCCTTCAAATCATATGTAATGTACTATAACTTAAAAAACGAAACAGTATACACCCAGTTGACATTTTAAAGGTACAAATagctaaaacaaatgcatttcaaTACAACAGCCGTGCAATACACTCTaccttttttgttgaaactgttttaggtAGGTGTTGAATCAGTGCTATGGTCAATTTCAAGGGTGCAAGTTTGTACTGAAAGCTGTTTCTAAAATTTAGTCTACTCTCAGTAATATAAACTGGTGTACCAACTGAGTATATGTCAAGCCGAAATTGTGTGTAAAACTTAATAACTAAAGGCAGATAAAGAATCATAGTGAAGACGATGTTCGCCACCTTTACCTGCAACataaaagaataattaaaagaagaaaaacaattgtttaacaaacaaaaatcaggaaatggttttatgtgggagtttgAATCCCAAATTTAAAATTGCAGTAGTTTCATTGTCTTTACCTCAAATATCACTGAATTCAGTCGTATCTGAATAATAACcccatatttctctctctctctgcaggtatAGGTAAGAATGTTGTGTGTGAGAAAGCTGCAACTGCTGTGGATTCATTCAAGATGGTGACTGCAGCCAGATACTACCCCCAGCTGCTCAGCATTATGGGTAATACCCTGCGCTTCCTGCCGGCTTTTGTTGCAATGcgccagctgctggtggagggATATGTTGGCGAAATGCAGGTGTGCGATGTCCGAGTCTACGGCCCAAGCCTCCTGGACCAGTCGTACGGCTGGACCTGTGAGGAGCTGATGGGAGGAGGTGGTCTACACACTGTCGGCTCTGCCATCATCGACCTTCTGAGTTACCTGACTGGTGCTCGAGCCCATCGTGTACATGGCTTACTGCGGACCTTTGTGCAACAAAACGGTTTGATCCGAGGCATCCGCCGCGTCACCAGCGAcgacttttgttttttccaaatgttgaTGGGGGGAACTGGGTCTAGCTCTGGTGGTGTGTGTTGCACTGTGACCCTGAACTTCAACATGCCAGGGTCATTTGTGCACGAGGTCATGGTAGTTGGATCCACTGGACGGCTGGTTGCCAGAGGGACAGAACTGTATGGGCAACGCAATGGGAGTAAAGGTGAGGAGCTGTTGCTAGGCGACAGTGGATGGGTGGGACCAGAGGTGAAAGAGATGCCCTTGCCTCACCTGCGGGGGCTGAGCTCCATGGTAAAGGCACTGAGACAGTCTTTTCAGGCTCACGAGGAGCGTAGGTCATGGGCACGAGGACCAGTTGCCATGGCACCAACATTTGAGGATGGCCTGTATGTGCAGACGGTGGTCGAGGCGGTGAAACGGTCCAGCTGTAGTGGAGAATGGGAGTGTGTTGAGATCATGAGCCAGGAGCCAGATCCGAATCACAACCTGTGTGAGGCTCTGCAGAGAAATAAgaactaaatatatttatacaccCAGTGCAACTACTACATGTCTGACAAAACTGGGCTCTGAATGTTGCTCCTTTACTTCAGCTGCTTTGGCAGTTTTCATTACACATGACTACTCTGCATTTTCACattctttcacattttgaacagaatattttattttagagaaTATAACTGTGTTGTGGATGTTTGTACCATCACAGTTGTTTGTACACTAAATTGTCATCCACAGCTCCATTATTCCGATTCTCcacagaaaatattataaaagcGCTATATTAAGTTTAAGTGTGCCAGTATCTGCCATGCCAAAAAGTAGACGCAGTCCCTATTCTCACTGAAGCTGAAAGTCATGGAGTCGTGACTGCAAAGTGTCACCTGTTATTAAGACACCACACCTACGTCAAATATTGGCTGAGAGCAAAACTGCTTAGGACTCAAATCAACAAGTGAATGTCTGACCACAGCCTCTTTTTCCACTTCGAGGAGTTTGCCTGGATACATTAATGTCAAAAGCAAAATGCATAAAGTCCAAATAAGTACCTTATCCTTGCAGTTGGACGACAAGAACACACGTGTTCCTCAAGTATGCcggattatttttttaatatttcccttttttttctctgagtttTTAGGTTTACATTATCAGAGCAGCGGCTGAAGTGTTTGCAAGAGTTGGATGTTACCATACTCCATGAAATGGTGGACTAGGCATCGGCACTGTCAATCCCAAAACGTCCACAAGCATATACAGAATGTTTGGGTTCAGCACAGTTTGTCCAAGCTGTTAATTCGGACATTGTGAGGTTAAAATCTTACAGTAGGTTTACAGTCCAACTAAGATAACATTTGGATCTCTATTGtatataacatttatatatttatgaataatttggttttaatgtaTTCCCAACACCAATAGCACCTTGATCTGAATGGAAGTGTTTACCTCAGACATAAATGTGATTATCAAAGCATGTTAAAGATTTGTATAACAAAATACTTTCACTTGTTGCAGTGTGATGATTCTGTCTGAATTTGAATGATTCTCCAGTGGAGATCAACCTCTGTACAATTCAGAATAAGAATAATGGagctgtgtatatttttttttcctaaatgtgTGATGATAAGCATAAATTTAGATTGTTGAAAAGATTGCAAGAGGGGCTAGTAGGTTTTTTATGTTATGGCTTGCCGTGGCAAACAGAAGATACCAGGGATTGAGTAAAATAAGCTATATAGAgaacagaataataaaaagtCTGATTTGTAGCATTGACCCTCAAAATGCCCATATCTTAAAGTGGTACTTCATTATAAATTGATCTTTTGAGTATCACTCACACCCTATAAGCTAGAAAAGAGGCTATAAAAAATTTGTAGTTTCCTACTTGTTAAACTAGATTTCAGTAGTGACATGTTTTCATGGTATCAAAACCATCTAAACCCCTCAAACCACACCTGTCTCATCTCAGTATTTTCAGTcataatttcatcaaaataCCACttccaaataaatacattacttCAAGAAGCTTCAAGGAGAGTGATAGTGCAACAAAGATTCCTTGTGTCCTAGTAATATTTTGGTTCGATGTTTACTGTTTGGAACAAACAGAACATATGTAAGGACAGGGTTCGGAATgaccccaccaccaccagagggTTTAATAGGATTGTTTGGTCCATGTTTTCCACTGTCAAAGCTTGTCATCAATGGTCAACTATTTAACCACTGAAACTGACTGTGAAAGAGGAAACTACCAACTTTCAACAGCTCCCTGTCAAGCTTACACAGAGGACAGATTATAGGTGGAGTAACACGTTAAATCTTTTTACATTAGCAGAAACAGGCTTGTCCTAGAAAGAGACCTTTTATTGATAAACTGTCAAAGTTTTAGATTCAAAGACTGAGTTTAAACTGTGTGTAAAAACTTCGTTTACATGTGTTAACCATTGAAGtaattttatatgtttttacatgattttgTTTCATGCAATCCATGCATTAAAAAGTTATTACAGATGTTTGAATCCAGAGGTCGGGGCCATCACCCTTACACCAGTCATCCTGAAACCTTGCTGATCCTTTCATTGAGTAGAACCACTGGATTTGATGTGCGTGAGAGTAGAAATGTGTGCCTCTGAAGCGTTCAGACAAAGAGGCAGAAGTGTTAAACAGTTTACGGTTGATGTAGTCACTCGCTGCATCTAAGTTCTGCTGAATATCCTAAAAAGAAAGATGGGGTGTACTGGTTTGATTTGATTGGTCTGCCCCCTTCTTAGAACCACGCAGGATTTGCAAATAAGGACACATACACGTTACACGCTTACCTCACGCTATCCCAACAGTGCTTTACAAAAACCTTAAATCAAGTTTACATTAAGTGTCTCTAACACATTTGCCTGCAGGATGCTCCATAACCCACCACTATTAAAATACATTCCAACCAATTTTTCACCGTCTCGTCAACAcatgttcttgttttgtttttttgcactgatAACTGATAAAATGCCACCTATTTAAAATGCAGTGTAATGCTTGTACCAGACAGTTCactgcaaaaatgaatttaacatttGTCTGTTTAAGGAAgactttttgtatttatttatgtcttgGTGTGGAAAAAGTTTCCCTGCATTCATtctgttcagtgtttgtgttttcagcctgtGAATTTCTGTTTAAAGCTGTAATATTTATCATCTTTAGCTTTAGTGTtgttttaattgataaataaggCTTTTTGAGCACAATGTGTTGCATTTAAGTCGGGAAACTGTACTGTTAATCTGCCTGACAGATATTTCCTTTAATAAATACAGTTGTCTTCATCTGGTGTCTTTGCTCAGTCCTTGGTTtattaattctttttaaaaaaaaagttccagtGTCTTTTGATAAGATATACAGTTCTTTACTGAGATGACGATCCAACCAATAACTgttcacaacatttttaaatttttaacatAATCCAGtattttgtaaatcaaatattttggcCCAGGGCAGTTGTGTTCTAGACAGAGATAGTAGCATGCTAATCTTCACGTATAGTCAGACTGAAGAACCACTTTTAAGTATCATGCAGTATGTTGCATCCTGTCTCCTCCCTCGTCTCCGTATAATCACTTTATCTCAACGGAAGCattatgctgcattcatgtgGGAGTTACTGAATGACCAAATGCTGTTTGCTGGAAAGTATTGTTATGGTTTGATTGACTAACATTAGCCTTGTCTGAGAACTTTCTACATTTGCAGAAGCAAATAAGGATGATACACtcagttggtgtttttttttacgtacatctaactgaaaaataattgttttagcgaggtgttgattcaactttatgtcATGTTCAATTTTCCAGTATCGACTTTAGAATATAACCTTGTAAAATCTGTTATCTACCATCCTTAAAGAATAATATTAAAGGTgtccattttttatttccacaggaGGTTACCAAAAGCACGACAAATTACACGCTTCCAAATTATAAATttgaatcaacatctctctaaaacaagttctacaaaaactgaacattgaacCATCACGAAGAGAAGATTTATTGCagaactgttgtattagactacattagttttagGTAGGTGTACCCAATAAACTGACAGCTGAGTGTATACTGTTTGGGTTTGAAattataacagaaaaaaaggaaaacacataCATGATCGAGGTTATAATTTTTAAGTTTCATATTCATAAATCTTTtctgctttacataaaaaaggGGGCATCACTTAGACTTATGAAATCTTGCACCAATAAGAGGGctgtaaaaactttaaatgagtgtattgtgtttaatgtgtttacttaactttattctgttgttttatttctttatttttatttttttttcctcttctattTCCttcatatacattcatacactcaataaagtgaagaaataaaataaaatttaaaaaaaataaaaagcagaaaggGTGAGAAAAGGGACGTCAGACAGCCCGGATATGACGTTTGCGGTAGCAAACATAGCTCGGCTAACTTAGCGCAGCAGCTAACACCGCTTATACTACTGTTACCattaattaaaaactgattCTGTAGAAAACTCAGAGCAGTGGAAAGTACACGGCCTCTTCATCTAACTTAGAGCTACCAAGCTGAGTATAAGCAGGACGTGATTTGGAACACATTGGCGAGCTAATGTTGTGTGTTGACAAACCGGAGCCAGCCAGAGAGATGACCCGTAAAAGAAGTGTGGTTTGGGGCTTTTTTAAAACCGTGGACTCAGAGTCGGTCCAGTGTCTGCTCTGCAGGGGCTACCAGTCCAGACAGGTTCAAGGCAGCACCACGGCCATGCTGAGACATCTGCGTGTCAAACACCCCAAAGAGGTCGCCAAGAAATGTAAAGGACGGGCGCCTCAAACTGTCTCCAGAAACGGCCATCAAGACGTGGACACGGACAGTGAACAGTTCTGCTCCGGTACGATTCACTAAATCATCAGTGGGTAGTTGACTGAAGCACTGAGTTCCTGGCATCCGCAGATGAAACCATTAGTTAATTAATCCAgtagtcgatcgacagaaaattaattggcaactattttgatgatgattttagtcgtttttttaaagcaaaaaatgtcaaatatttgctggtaccagcttctcaaatgtgaggctTTGGTGCTTTTCTAGTCATAcgtgatagtaaactgaatatctttgggttctggaccgttggtcagacaaggaaagacatctgaagacgtcgcCTTGGGAAATTTTTCACTACTActtatattttatagacaaaactaATAAACGAtcaattgagaaaacaatcagcaaattaattgataatgaaaataatcgttagttgcagccccagaATTAGCTCAatgcagagctgaaacaatttatCTATccacagaaaattgatcaactattttgataatcaatttgaagtttaagtaatttttctaGCAAAATGCCAatttggttccagcttcttaaatatgagggatttctgattttctgtgtttttatatcattgcaaaGTGAATAAATATGTGGTTTGGACACTGAAAgatatttgaagatgtcaacttggGACTTTGGAAATTGTGACTGGCGCTCCTCATTATGTTCAGACAATTTAAGGACCACGCCATTAATTGAGAAATGTATCGGCAGATTACTGAGTaatggaaaataattgttagttgcacaaaaacacagcagttatttacacctgtgcttttatCTAAAAATGTCTTCCGTGGAAAAGCCCTGTTGACTTCAACTTTTAAACCCCCTTCAGTCAGTGTGACTGAAGAAAAGCAACCTGCTTTGTCTCTACACTCAACAGTCTCTCACCTACACCAAGAACAGATTAAAATGTGAATGAGATGTgccataatgttttttttttttttttctacatttaagGCTTTATGTGTAGTGTAACAAGCTGTTATAGAATATT includes:
- the gfod2 gene encoding glucose-fructose oxidoreductase domain-containing protein 2; the encoded protein is MLPGVGVFGTGSTARVLVPLLKAEGFEVHALWGRSEEEACCLAKELGIPFHTSRSDDVLLHQDVDLVCIYIPPSMTRQIAVKALGIGKNVVCEKAATAVDSFKMVTAARYYPQLLSIMGNTLRFLPAFVAMRQLLVEGYVGEMQVCDVRVYGPSLLDQSYGWTCEELMGGGGLHTVGSAIIDLLSYLTGARAHRVHGLLRTFVQQNGLIRGIRRVTSDDFCFFQMLMGGTGSSSGGVCCTVTLNFNMPGSFVHEVMVVGSTGRLVARGTELYGQRNGSKGEELLLGDSGWVGPEVKEMPLPHLRGLSSMVKALRQSFQAHEERRSWARGPVAMAPTFEDGLYVQTVVEAVKRSSCSGEWECVEIMSQEPDPNHNLCEALQRNKN